In the genome of Megachile rotundata isolate GNS110a chromosome 16, iyMegRotu1, whole genome shotgun sequence, the window aagattttattgtaattaagaaattgatcTTACCAGCTTCATCGTCACCGCTTCAGCAATTAAATAACATTATCTCTCAAGCCTTAAATGCTTATTCTTGAAAATTCTCTTGATACTTACATAAATTACAGATGCATTTGTTAGTCGTACAtgttatacatttatatgtatatgtatttatagttttcagatataaaaattttatgataaaatgGCTTTATAATACAATAAGGTCATGAAGTAACACGAAAACTTAAATTAACATGTTCAATCTTATAAATATAGCTAGGAAAATTTTCGGCATagagaatttataattaaaattttacgttAATACTGTTTGAGgctttttataaattatgttcAGTAGGAAAATATTGCTTTAAGTAAACTGCATTTTTCGGCACACGTTAATATCGGCGCGTTAGTCGATTCCTGATAAAGCTAGATGCTTGCTAAAAGGTACTTTCTACTGTACACGACTCATACATGTAAACCTCAAACAGTATTAACTGCAAACGGGCCGTGAAACCCACAAAACTTtaattaagatttttaaatatattttcttttgaaTCGCTAGTTATTTTGGGaccaaatactaaatttcaCTATTCTTCTTTTGCCTTACTTTTTACCACATATAATACATTCACTGACAATCAGTTCTTAGTTACCTATATGTGGTTATTACCAAAGTTACTTATAATATAGATAGTCAGTGTATAGTTCTagaatataatttacaaattcaagcaAATGCTTGTAATATTCGTTGTATTGTTATTCAGTACCCTTAATCTATATCGTTAAGTTTCGGACAATTCACACAGCAGTACTTAACTGTCGACTTATAGGGTAGTCTTACGAAAAAAGCACAACTAAAACTTACGCAACGCGTTACATTTGCTGTTGTTTACGTTTGAACCTAACAATTTTCGAAATAGTTACCGCGGACTATGTATGGGGTATGTTTccaatacatttattacattatACGCGCTATCTTTATGAAATTCTTAGatttgtaacaataaataaattattgttttcgGCATATCACTAATCCGACAATTATTTCATTCGATCGAAGGGTAATTTGGCATTGGTGTTATGTAAAATTCTACTAAATTATCCAAATCGTACAGTCTAGTTATAGATTCGCCTGAAACATTTATTGTATGTTACCATCATTAATGTTAATAATGTTTTGCTTAAAATGCTCACCTGCTAGAGTCATTTCATTATGTAAAAATCGTACTGTATGCGCATAAGGTTGTTGTATTTTTTCTCTTAATTTGGGCGCTAAACGTCGAGTTGGGTTCCATAAAGGACTACGAAAGTTTGGAACGTTCATACAGTTTGGTTTCCATGATTCTGGTTTCACTTCCTCCATTGGTAATACGTCCGTTATTCTATACTGGCTGGTATCTATATTCCACGTAAATTTACATCCTACTTCGTACTGCTTCCTTTCTTGtgaactatatatatatatattatgcatTAAAATAATCGtccaaaatataataaaagattttttaatataaatcattataCGAACCATTGAGTTTGACTATTAATTTCACTAGCTTGAATCttcataattaataaacaaataatatcaCCGCTCAGTGCACATACATCTATTATTTCGATGTCGTAGTCACTGCAATGCCAATACCTTTTTTTAAATCTCATGCATATCCAATCGGCAATATGATGAGAAAACGTTTCTATATCGAAACTTAATTGATTTATTGATACGCAAGGTACTATCTGAAAAATTGTTATACGATGATTGTTATCAAAATTTGTTCGatgaataaattgtttaatcctaaaaatttgcagattatAAACGTATTACCAATTTTTCAGCTTTACTGTTGCTGATCATTTGCATTTGGACATATCCAGATCCATGAACATGCATAGGAAGCACACACTGATAACTTACATACCCCCCTGTTTCTTCGTCTgtaaaatgtatgtatatttacgccttttgtttgaattattttaattagaatAGCATATTTAATCAAAGTATACCTTCAACGTCCGTAATAACCGATATCATTTCATCGTCAAGTTCTATGTAACTTCTTTTAAAATGTGCAGTACATTTGATAGTAGGATATTGTAAGTTTATTTTCGGAACTAACGGGGACGAATTGAAAGAGTGTTTATTAGAACGTTCTCTGCTAATGCCGCCATTAGGTAGTTGATTTTGATTTAATGGGCGTAACACATTTTTTTCagctataaaaaattaaaataacatcaTCAATTAAATTCAAGGACTCAATGTATCTTTTATATTCGTAATAAATATACCTGAATCGACGGTTAAATCATTGGGTCCACTAATGTCTTGATTGATATTGAAATCATCGGTTTCGCTTTGATCGGAATCCACCCAATGTTTTTTGCCATTTGGTAGCGCAGGCGACATCGTCGGAGACGATGGTATCTGATGTATTGAACAGCCGCGATGTTTAAACTGATCCCGTATATGTTTGAAAGGAACTATGTTTTCCGCATCTTCGGTTTCATCGCAAAACTCGTACTTTTTGTCGGCAAGTCTTCGTTTCCTAAATGAACTAAGCTTTTCGCATGTTTCCTGTGCTTCGTCAGTAAATTCGTATGCTTTTTCCGCTTCGAGGATAAGTTTATGCGTAGGTCTTGTTCTTGATTGCGTTGAATTCACGATAGGCGGAGGAGAATGTAAATTTGATCGTTTTCGAGGACTCGGATGTCGAAAAGAACGTGATACAGGCGGTGACATCAAACGCGATGAACACGAAGACGAAGGACTCATGGAGACCGAATGAAGAGGAGAGTTGACAGAAGTTATGTTATTATCTTCTGAAACACCAGGTTGCGGAGAACTCGAACGCTGGGTGCGGATACTTTTATGACTAGACTCTGAATTTCGGGTTTTCAAAATATCCGAAGGTGGTGTAAGAATTGGCGAAGACCACGTTATCGCTTTGAGATCAGAAGGAAGTCTTTGCGGCGTAGACCGTGGTGAACACGACGGATGTTTCACTAAAGTAATTAGGTCACTACCTATATTGAGTTCTTGAGACATGTCCTCGCAAAaatcttgtaaaattttatCCCTAACCGATATTGCTTGCTGTTCGGTTCGAGAAACCGGACTCGCATTTCGACATTTACATTCACTAGCATCCAAACACTCGCATGATTTAACACTTATAGCATCGGCAGACTTATTTATATCACAGACACAATCGCTTTGATTAATGATTGAGGTATTTAATGAATCACGATTTAACTTATCATATAATTTAATTGGTTCTTCTAGATACTCATGTTCGATACTTGATTCACATTTCGGGGATTGGTCGACCGCGCACTCGGGTGTACCTACTTTTTCATCGGAACTTTCGTAACGTTCTACCCCCTTTGTATAATCCAATTCTTCTACATCACTCATGTCTAATGGCACTGTATCAGCAATGACAGTGTCCTGTTTATCACAAGTCTTCtggtttttggattttggaatgtcCAAGTCTACCCTGAGTACATGTAAAAAGTTTCCTGTGTTAACTACTACATGATTCCAATAATTCAAACAGACAGTAGCTCGAAACCTAGGATATGGGGAAATTACTTCATAAGTAGTATGAACAGTAAGCCCATGTTGAAGACAGTTACACCGTACACAACCGTCCCAATTTGCTGCTAATTCTATAAAAACAtagaacaaatatattttttgttgttgTATGGTTTTATTGCACACTTTATACTTATAATATTATGTTACCTTCACCCTCTTCTTCGTAAGATGCTGCAACCTTCAAGCaatctttacaattttcaagAGAAGGTACTGTAGTTATTGTTAAATATGCTCTATCTGTAGGTTGAAGGTGTAACCAGTTTGtactaaaaattgtttatttatcaTTGATTAATTGTAAAGTATTTTATAAGCAAAATAATCTAATTAAAACTTACCAAAGACCATGTATTACTAATTTACTTCGTTCCATTGGCCATTGAGATATAACTATACTCAGTTCTCTGTAGATAGTGTAGTTGCCAAAAAGAGTGACTTCTGCAACCTTACGTGCAACATGGTTCGGAGTAAAAGCCCACcaatgtaacaaatatttatataaggAAGTATTGCCACTCACATCCatagtgtatgtatatgtaagtAAAAACTGACCACACTGTGTCAATCCCATTACAATGTGTCTTCAAAAAcaattattactgttagtataatATGCATttcacaaataatttttaatgtttgtcTTTAGTTGctttgaaatatatatatatatacataaattttaaacatACCCTGCTTCTAATGCTGACTTTGGGATTACGTGTAGAAGTGGTAAATGTCGCCACGAAGGTACAGTAGCAAACAGTCTTTCTTCTGAAGCATAATTGTGCGCTTGTAAACAACCTCTgatctataaaaattaattttttttgcaatgttactatttttctttatttttaatgtacaagTTCTAATTTTTCCATCATGCTTTGATATTGTATAATTTCATTTCAAGCTCCTAGACATCATGCAACTACTATTAACAAATTAAACTGtaacaaaaagaagaaaataataaaataaacttcatGAGCAAGAACAAAAGCACATTTTTTCTTGCAATCAATAGAAGTTTAATGTGATAGATGTTATAATAATGAATATACGTCAGTAAGTAacaattcaatttctttttgtaaatatacTAAGTTGTTTTCTCgaattaaatatcaattttgaCAGGTATTTACGATccgtcaattttattaatacttcgGTAGGTTGAAGGTTAAGCAAGCCTACCTCTCTTAAAAATAGCTTCTGTAAGAAATGTTTTTTACTCCGACGATGAGAGAGGCACGGTTTCTGGCCCACTATAATGTACTCCGATTTTTCAGAAGTAATATCAGAGAACCATTCATTGCAACAATCTGAGGTAGTATCGGAAGACGATGCGtccgccatttttaaataaCCCTACGGAAAGATACGCGTGAGCATTGAATGAGCAAACTCAAACTCAAACTCAAACGCGATCCACTCTGATTTATGAAACTTTGTCATATGGGTGTATCAGTTAACTCGTACTTACAATCTCATAAGAGGTTTGCAAGGGAAAACCTACAATCTAAATAAATATGGATGGATAAATGAAACGCCGAAATTATATACATACACGGTATTTACCTTCTCGTAAAACTTATGtcagttaataaaaaatatatatttaaatattacaaaacttcgatatttatttgtaaatattacatattaactTTTAAAAATAGATAATCAGTTATCAAATATTTAGTTGATTTTTAAAGCTCTAAACGCTAAAAAGATGGATATCACGTTGGATGATAGATTAAACGTATTGCAACAAATTAGCCAACGAAAATTCGTTGAGATATTGGATGCAATTCCTGGAACAAAAGATCTGGTGATAGAACAGAAACTTATGAAAATCTTGGATAGTTTTATAGGAGTTTCTATTCTTAAGTAATTGTCTTTTAactattgtttaaaaaataatattttgaaataaacattaattattattctttatttagaCGCTATGGagttgaaaaaatttataaaatggaaCAAGGcttaaaacttacaaattctcaaCATATATTTCTAGTTTCAAGTGATCTAATTGCTTGTAAGAGAGTATTAGatcaaatacaatcagaaattTCACTAAATATGAGACCACGATTACAGCCAAATCATCATATCCTAGTCACACCATTTGTACCGACCGTTCTTGGTTCAATAATTGAAGAAGAGggtgattattttatttttattattaaatgcaacaatagtaattgttatAATCTGTAATACAGCAAAATTGTTTTAGGCTTGTCTGGATTAGTTACATTGCAAACATTGTGCTGGGAATTCATAAGATTAGATGGAAACATCTTATCTCTAGAAAATGCTATGTTCATTGATCTTTATTATCACAAAGATACTACTTTACTACCAGCATTAGCGCGTTGTTTGTGGTCactgcaacttatagttggtgCACCTAAGCTCACAGTTTCAATTGGGAAATACAGTCAACAATTACTCAAAATTATGGAATCTATGAAACAATGTTTGGGTTCATCAAACATAGAAAATGAAATAGGaactttaattttaatggaTAGAAATTATGATTTTGCTACGTCACTTTTAACTCCAGTAACATACGTTGGATTATTACACGAAGTGATAGACATAAATGTTGGAGTAGGTATCCTGGGAAAATCTCAAACCAAATTAGACCCAGATAAAGATCAGATTTATAGAGAAGTAAGAGACACACCATGCAGTGATGTTTTTCCAATTTTACATGGAAAAGCCAAATCTTTAAAATGTAtacttatttacatataattttttttattaatacgaTTATAATAAATCTCTAATATTTTTGATGTTATATATTAGCTGAACAAGACGCGATACAAACGATGAAGTTGTCTGAAATGGAAAAATACGTATCGACAAAATTACAGAAAACTAGAGATTTAACGCGTCATCTTGCTTTTCATATTTCTGCTTGCCAACTTATCGCGGATACGTTAGGTTCTGATTTTCAAACACtacagaaaatagaaaaatgtataCTTGAATGTAGAGAAAGAAAAGAATGTTTCAATTACATCGAAAGATATATAGGTATGAATTACTATTTTGTTATGTCAAGATTCATTTTTAAGTCGATTTATTTTTCAGACGATCATCCATTGAGAACTTTACGTTTATTATGTTTACTGTCTATCGTGAGTGACGGTATTACACAGAATGAATTACACTCTATTCAAAAAGTTCATCTTCACGCGCATGGTTACAGGCATACGccgttattttataaattacaaagtatAGGTTTACTAAGGTACAGAGCAGAAAATATTTtccacaaattaccaaattggaCCAGTGAATGGAACAACAACGCACAGAAACTAAAGCTTTTTCCAAGTACTTCAAAACAGGCAGAACAGCAAAGTCGATCGTGCCCTAGTTATGTATTCAATAACGCTTATATACCTTTAATTGTTAGTATCGTCTTTAGTTCTTTTGATTCAGTAATATTTTAACGAGACTGTATTTAACGACGAGAACTGTATTTTTACAGGCTCAAGTATTAAATGCAA includes:
- the LOC100876122 gene encoding uncharacterized protein LOC100876122; translation: MADASSSDTTSDCCNEWFSDITSEKSEYIIVGQKPCLSHRRSKKHFLQKLFLREIRGCLQAHNYASEERLFATVPSWRHLPLLHVIPKSALEAGHIVMGLTQCGQFLLTYTYTMDVSGNTSLYKYLLHWWAFTPNHVARKVAEVTLFGNYTIYRELSIVISQWPMERSKLVIHGLCTNWLHLQPTDRAYLTITTVPSLENCKDCLKVAASYEEEGEELAANWDGCVRCNCLQHGLTVHTTYEVISPYPRFRATVCLNYWNHVVVNTGNFLHVLRVDLDIPKSKNQKTCDKQDTVIADTVPLDMSDVEELDYTKGVERYESSDEKVGTPECAVDQSPKCESSIEHEYLEEPIKLYDKLNRDSLNTSIINQSDCVCDINKSADAISVKSCECLDASECKCRNASPVSRTEQQAISVRDKILQDFCEDMSQELNIGSDLITLVKHPSCSPRSTPQRLPSDLKAITWSSPILTPPSDILKTRNSESSHKSIRTQRSSSPQPGVSEDNNITSVNSPLHSVSMSPSSSCSSRLMSPPVSRSFRHPSPRKRSNLHSPPPIVNSTQSRTRPTHKLILEAEKAYEFTDEAQETCEKLSSFRKRRLADKKYEFCDETEDAENIVPFKHIRDQFKHRGCSIHQIPSSPTMSPALPNGKKHWVDSDQSETDDFNINQDISGPNDLTVDSAEKNVLRPLNQNQLPNGGISRERSNKHSFNSSPLVPKINLQYPTIKCTAHFKRSYIELDDEMISVITDVEDEETGGYVSYQCVLPMHVHGSGYVQMQMISNSKAEKLIVPCVSINQLSFDIETFSHHIADWICMRFKKRYWHCSDYDIEIIDVCALSGDIICLLIMKIQASEINSQTQCSQERKQYEVGCKFTWNIDTSQYRITDVLPMEEVKPESWKPNCMNVPNFRSPLWNPTRRLAPKLREKIQQPYAHTVRFLHNEMTLAGESITRLYDLDNLVEFYITPMPNYPSIE
- the Vps33B gene encoding vacuolar protein sorting 33B isoform X2 produces the protein MDITLDDRLNVLQQISQRKFVEILDAIPGTKDLVIEQKLMKILDSFIGVSILKRYGVEKIYKMEQGLKLTNSQHIFLVSSDLIACKRVLDQIQSEISLNMRPRLQPNHHILVTPFVPTVLGSIIEEEGLSGLVTLQTLCWEFIRLDGNILSLENAMFIDLYYHKDTTLLPALARCLWSLQLIVGAPKLTVSIGKYSQQLLKIMESMKQCLGSSNIENEIGTLILMDRNYDFATSLLTPVTYVGLLHEVIDINVGVGILGKSQTKLDPDKDQIYREVRDTPCSDVFPILHGKAKSLKSEQDAIQTMKLSEMEKYVSTKLQKTRDLTRHLAFHISACQLIADTLGSDFQTLQKIEKCILECRERKECFNYIERYIDDHPLRTLRLLCLLSIVSDGITQNELHSIQKVHLHAHGYRHTPLFYKLQSIGLLRYRAENIFHKLPNWTSEWNNNAQKLKLFPSTSKQAEQQSRSCPSYVFNNAYIPLIAQVLNAIVNQEKDPKNLEELANLSNCVINGQRGSLLPKMVVICIIGGITYAEITACRFIEKSTGIRLVLASDSIITGNKMLEKVQEI
- the Vps33B gene encoding vacuolar protein sorting 33B isoform X3, which gives rise to MKRRNYIHTRRYGVEKIYKMEQGLKLTNSQHIFLVSSDLIACKRVLDQIQSEISLNMRPRLQPNHHILVTPFVPTVLGSIIEEEGLSGLVTLQTLCWEFIRLDGNILSLENAMFIDLYYHKDTTLLPALARCLWSLQLIVGAPKLTVSIGKYSQQLLKIMESMKQCLGSSNIENEIGTLILMDRNYDFATSLLTPVTYVGLLHEVIDINVGVGILGKSQTKLDPDKDQIYREVRDTPCSDVFPILHGKAKSLKSEQDAIQTMKLSEMEKYVSTKLQKTRDLTRHLAFHISACQLIADTLGSDFQTLQKIEKCILECRERKECFNYIERYIGMNYYFVMSRFIFKSIYFSDDHPLRTLRLLCLLSIVSDGITQNELHSIQKVHLHAHGYRHTPLFYKLQSIGLLRYRAENIFHKLPNWTSEWNNNAQKLKLFPSTSKQAEQQSRSCPSYVFNNAYIPLIAQVLNAIVNQEKDPKNLEELANLSNCVINGQRGSLLPKMVVICIIGGITYAEITACRFIEKSTGIRLVLASDSIITGNKMLEKVQEI
- the Vps33B gene encoding vacuolar protein sorting 33B isoform X1, producing MDITLDDRLNVLQQISQRKFVEILDAIPGTKDLVIEQKLMKILDSFIGVSILKRYGVEKIYKMEQGLKLTNSQHIFLVSSDLIACKRVLDQIQSEISLNMRPRLQPNHHILVTPFVPTVLGSIIEEEGLSGLVTLQTLCWEFIRLDGNILSLENAMFIDLYYHKDTTLLPALARCLWSLQLIVGAPKLTVSIGKYSQQLLKIMESMKQCLGSSNIENEIGTLILMDRNYDFATSLLTPVTYVGLLHEVIDINVGVGILGKSQTKLDPDKDQIYREVRDTPCSDVFPILHGKAKSLKSEQDAIQTMKLSEMEKYVSTKLQKTRDLTRHLAFHISACQLIADTLGSDFQTLQKIEKCILECRERKECFNYIERYIGMNYYFVMSRFIFKSIYFSDDHPLRTLRLLCLLSIVSDGITQNELHSIQKVHLHAHGYRHTPLFYKLQSIGLLRYRAENIFHKLPNWTSEWNNNAQKLKLFPSTSKQAEQQSRSCPSYVFNNAYIPLIAQVLNAIVNQEKDPKNLEELANLSNCVINGQRGSLLPKMVVICIIGGITYAEITACRFIEKSTGIRLVLASDSIITGNKMLEKVQEI